In Halococcus saccharolyticus DSM 5350, the following are encoded in one genomic region:
- a CDS encoding CNNM domain-containing protein, giving the protein MQLLEIVGRLIAGAALILANGFFVAIEFALTRARQYPESEFVEPGNTGLERAWAMTEELEIYLTGCQVGITAASVSLGIVAEPALAAIFEPLFGGTVLGSIGAGVLLAFLIVSLVHKVYGEQTPTYLGVERSRQVCRYGATPLYWFTRAIRPILDLGDRVAKWTLRLFGVEMTGAWLESEVDVIEGRADLHRRLGSVLAEGDLPEERHEEVMNALAVGEMTVQNIMVPREEIAALSTENSPAENLAVVEDNPHLRFPLFGDDDGDLRGIVYLAELTNRIEAFRDGEVGIEEIAASPMTLPADEEVSDAIDRFQAENQELALVTEDGEIVGLLTATDAFEEVMGELEDPIDVYERAQRREESGRLDSQGDLA; this is encoded by the coding sequence ATGCAACTGCTCGAAATCGTCGGTAGACTCATCGCAGGGGCCGCACTCATCCTCGCGAACGGGTTCTTCGTCGCGATCGAGTTCGCGCTGACCCGTGCCCGGCAGTACCCCGAATCCGAGTTCGTGGAGCCGGGCAACACCGGGCTCGAACGTGCGTGGGCGATGACCGAGGAGCTCGAGATCTACCTCACGGGGTGTCAGGTCGGCATCACCGCCGCCAGCGTCTCGCTGGGTATCGTGGCCGAACCGGCGCTCGCGGCGATCTTCGAGCCGCTGTTCGGCGGGACGGTTCTCGGGTCGATCGGCGCGGGCGTGCTCTTGGCGTTCCTCATCGTGAGCCTGGTACACAAGGTCTACGGCGAACAGACGCCGACGTATCTGGGTGTCGAGCGGTCGCGACAGGTCTGCCGCTACGGCGCGACCCCGCTGTACTGGTTCACACGCGCCATCCGACCGATCCTCGATCTCGGGGACAGAGTGGCGAAATGGACCCTCAGGCTGTTCGGCGTGGAGATGACCGGCGCGTGGCTCGAATCCGAAGTCGACGTGATCGAGGGCCGTGCGGACCTCCATCGACGGCTGGGATCGGTGCTCGCTGAGGGCGACCTCCCCGAGGAGCGCCACGAGGAGGTGATGAACGCGCTGGCCGTCGGTGAGATGACCGTTCAGAACATCATGGTGCCGCGTGAGGAGATCGCCGCGCTCTCGACCGAGAACTCGCCCGCCGAGAACCTCGCGGTCGTCGAGGACAATCCTCATCTTCGATTCCCGTTGTTCGGCGATGACGACGGTGACCTCCGGGGAATCGTCTACCTCGCGGAACTCACGAACCGGATCGAGGCGTTCCGGGACGGCGAAGTCGGCATCGAGGAGATCGCCGCGTCGCCGATGACGCTGCCGGCCGACGAGGAGGTCAGCGACGCGATCGACCGGTTCCAGGCGGAAAATCAGGAACTCGCGCTCGTGACCGAGGACGGCGAGATCGTCGGCCTGCTCACCGCGACCGACGCCTTCGAGGAGGTCATGGGCGAGCTCGAAGACCCCATCGACGTCTACGAGCGAGCCCAGCGTCGGGAGGAGTCTGGGCGTCTCGACTCACAAGGTGATCTGGCATGA